A genomic stretch from Gemmatimonadales bacterium includes:
- a CDS encoding ABC transporter ATP-binding protein produces the protein MTAGTQPNVPSRPQSPLAREERPTWRQRLEALKNLPPLLKMVWETHRGYTAAIVALRALRAVVPLAVLWVGKLIIDAVVGAIQAHGAGRPVEWSHLVRLVLIELAIAVFGEALARAGTLVESLLGDLFSNRVSVRLMEHAATLDLRQFEDPEFYDHLERARRQTVGRIALVSLLLGTVQSIITLISLAAALLWYVPWLLLLLAIAVVPSFLGETHFAALGYSLLYRWTPERRQLDYLRYTGASNETAKEIKLFGLSRWLTERYAKLAQAFYDANSRLAIRHSAVSSLLVTLGTLGYYGAYGWIIYLTVTGYRSPAGVFTLGVLTFLAASFRQSRDLIQGVLLSMSQIYEQSLYLADLFTFFAMRPTIASSNGARPAPRPIARGFEFQDVGFRYPGSDQWAVRHLDFRIEPGERLALVGENGAGKTTLVKLLGRLYDPDEGAILLDGVDLREYDVASLHRTIGVIFQDFVRYEMLVRENIGVGEIGAVDDAPRIEQAAERSLASDVVSRFPSRFEQMLGRRFEGGVELSGGEWQKVALARAYLRDAEVLILDEPTAALDARAEFQVFQRFAELTKGKMAVLISHRFSTVRMADRILVLEKGEITESGTHADLVAKGGIYAELFSLQAAGYK, from the coding sequence ATGACCGCCGGCACCCAACCCAACGTCCCCAGCCGCCCGCAGAGCCCCCTCGCCCGCGAGGAAAGGCCGACGTGGCGCCAGCGCCTCGAAGCGCTGAAAAACCTCCCGCCGCTCCTCAAGATGGTGTGGGAGACGCACCGCGGCTACACCGCCGCGATAGTCGCACTGCGGGCGCTTCGCGCCGTCGTCCCGCTCGCGGTGTTGTGGGTCGGCAAGCTCATCATCGACGCGGTGGTCGGCGCGATCCAGGCACACGGCGCTGGCCGCCCCGTGGAGTGGAGTCACCTGGTCCGCCTGGTCCTGATCGAGTTGGCTATAGCTGTCTTCGGCGAAGCGCTGGCGCGCGCGGGCACGCTGGTGGAGAGCCTGCTCGGCGATCTCTTCTCGAACCGGGTGAGCGTACGGCTGATGGAGCACGCCGCGACCCTGGACCTACGCCAGTTCGAGGACCCCGAGTTCTACGACCACCTGGAGCGCGCGCGCCGTCAGACCGTCGGGCGCATCGCACTCGTGTCGCTGCTCCTCGGCACGGTGCAGAGCATCATCACGCTCATCAGCCTTGCCGCGGCGCTGCTCTGGTACGTACCGTGGCTGCTGCTGCTCCTCGCCATCGCGGTAGTTCCGTCGTTCCTCGGCGAGACCCACTTCGCCGCGCTCGGGTACTCGCTGCTGTATCGGTGGACGCCGGAGCGGCGCCAGCTCGACTACCTCCGCTACACGGGCGCGAGCAACGAGACCGCCAAGGAGATCAAGCTCTTCGGTCTCTCGCGCTGGCTCACCGAACGATACGCGAAGCTCGCGCAGGCGTTCTACGATGCCAACTCCCGCCTCGCCATCAGGCACAGCGCGGTGTCGTCGCTCCTCGTCACGCTCGGCACCCTCGGCTACTACGGGGCATACGGGTGGATCATCTATCTCACGGTGACGGGCTACCGCTCGCCGGCCGGCGTCTTCACCCTCGGAGTTCTGACGTTCCTCGCGGCGTCGTTCCGCCAGAGCCGCGACCTCATCCAGGGCGTGCTGCTCTCGATGTCCCAGATCTACGAACAGAGCCTCTACCTCGCCGACCTGTTCACCTTCTTCGCCATGCGACCCACCATTGCGTCGTCGAATGGCGCGCGGCCGGCGCCGAGGCCGATCGCGAGGGGGTTCGAGTTCCAGGATGTGGGGTTCCGGTATCCCGGAAGCGACCAGTGGGCGGTGCGCCATCTCGATTTCCGGATCGAACCGGGCGAGCGGCTCGCGCTGGTGGGCGAGAACGGTGCGGGGAAGACCACGCTCGTGAAGCTGCTCGGCCGGCTCTACGACCCGGACGAGGGCGCGATCCTGCTGGACGGCGTGGACCTGCGCGAGTACGACGTCGCGTCCCTCCACCGCACCATCGGCGTCATCTTCCAGGACTTCGTGCGCTACGAGATGCTGGTGCGCGAGAACATCGGAGTGGGAGAGATCGGGGCGGTCGACGACGCGCCGCGCATCGAGCAGGCGGCGGAGCGCAGCCTCGCGTCCGATGTCGTCTCGCGCTTCCCCTCACGCTTCGAGCAGATGCTGGGGCGCCGCTTCGAGGGCGGCGTCGAGCTGTCGGGCGGGGAGTGGCAGAAGGTCGCGCTCGCCCGCGCCTACCTCCGCGACGCCGAGGTGCTGATCCTCGACGAGCCGACGGCGGCGCTCGATGCCAGGGCGGAGTTCCAGGTCTTCCAGCGGTTCGCGGAGCTGACGAAGGGGAAGATGGCGGTGCTGATCTCGCACCGGTTCTCGACCGTGCGGATGGCGGATCGGATACTGGTGCTGGAGAAGGGGGAGATCACTGAGAGCGGGACGCACGCGGACCTGGTGGCGAAGGGAGGGATATACGCGGAACTGTTCAGTTTGCAGGCGGCAGGGTACAAGTAG
- a CDS encoding SDR family NAD(P)-dependent oxidoreductase: MDWPRQLAVITGATSGIGKALTEGLVDRGAAVAICSRNEIQVKKVGTAVRQAGGTALGMACDVRDERQVAAFAERVLKEAGTPTILINNAGIGRFAPVAEMSVATWDEVIEVNLRGMFLVTRAFLPAMLAAGRGAIVNMASLAGRSGFSQGAAYCASKHGVLGFSKSLMLEVRQRGLRVMAVCPGSVNTPFFDQETPFNPNRDKILAPEDVAQVVLDALEVPERAMVSELDIRPTSP, encoded by the coding sequence ATGGACTGGCCCCGCCAGCTCGCCGTCATCACCGGCGCCACCAGCGGTATCGGAAAAGCGCTCACCGAAGGCTTGGTTGACCGCGGGGCCGCGGTGGCCATCTGCTCCCGCAACGAGATCCAGGTCAAGAAGGTCGGCACGGCGGTCCGTCAGGCGGGCGGCACGGCGCTCGGCATGGCGTGCGACGTGCGGGACGAGCGGCAGGTCGCGGCGTTCGCCGAGCGGGTGCTGAAGGAGGCCGGCACGCCGACCATCCTCATCAACAACGCCGGCATCGGCCGCTTCGCCCCCGTCGCGGAGATGAGCGTCGCGACGTGGGACGAGGTCATCGAGGTCAATCTGCGCGGCATGTTCCTGGTGACGCGCGCGTTCCTCCCGGCGATGCTGGCGGCGGGCCGCGGCGCCATCGTCAACATGGCGTCCCTCGCCGGCAGGAGCGGGTTCTCCCAGGGCGCGGCGTACTGCGCCTCCAAGCACGGCGTCCTGGGATTCTCGAAGAGCCTCATGCTGGAGGTCCGCCAGCGCGGCCTCCGCGTGATGGCGGTCTGTCCGGGTTCGGTTAACACGCCGTTCTTCGATCAGGAGACGCCGTTCAACCCCAACCGCGACAAGATCCTCGCGCCGGAGGACGTCGCCCAGGTCGTGCTCGACGCGCTGGAGGTGCCCGAGCGGGCGATGGTCTCGGAGCTCGATATTCGGCCCACGAGTCCGTAG
- a CDS encoding OsmC family peroxiredoxin translates to MPTKHATAVWEGGLKSGKGSFNARSGTFSGGYSFPTRFEEAGGTSPEELIAAAHAACFSMALSAGLERAGTPATRVETRAACTVEMVGGGQKITKMELTVRGRVPGIDQAAFLAAAEAAKDGCPVSGALKGNVELLLDAQLE, encoded by the coding sequence ATGCCGACGAAACACGCCACGGCCGTCTGGGAAGGCGGCCTCAAGAGCGGGAAGGGGAGCTTCAACGCGCGCTCGGGGACGTTCTCGGGCGGCTACTCCTTTCCCACGCGGTTCGAGGAAGCGGGCGGGACGAGCCCCGAGGAGCTGATCGCGGCGGCGCATGCGGCCTGCTTCAGCATGGCGCTCTCGGCCGGTCTCGAGCGGGCCGGTACGCCGGCCACGCGCGTCGAGACGCGCGCGGCGTGCACCGTCGAGATGGTGGGCGGCGGCCAGAAGATCACGAAGATGGAGCTCACCGTGCGCGGACGCGTGCCGGGGATAGATCAGGCCGCGTTCCTGGCGGCCGCCGAGGCGGCGAAGGACGGTTGCCCGGTCTCTGGCGCGCTCAAAGGGAACGTCGAGCTCCTCCTGGACGCCCAACTGGAGTAA
- a CDS encoding VOC family protein, translating into MAAKKKKKAPKKPAAKKRPALKKRKQPQTLRVRSIAPGLTVSDIQRSLAWYRDVLGLVVGQKWEDGGSLMGVEMKAGNTAFWLGQDDWKKGRDRKKGEGVRVYCTTTQDVDMLAKGIKQRGGVLDHEPKTQAWGTRDFGLTDPDGYKITIGT; encoded by the coding sequence ATGGCAGCGAAGAAGAAAAAGAAGGCGCCGAAGAAGCCGGCCGCGAAAAAGCGTCCCGCGCTGAAGAAGCGCAAGCAACCCCAGACCCTGCGCGTCCGGTCGATAGCACCCGGACTCACGGTCAGCGACATCCAGCGGAGCCTCGCCTGGTACCGCGACGTTCTCGGCCTGGTCGTCGGGCAGAAGTGGGAAGATGGCGGTAGCCTGATGGGCGTGGAGATGAAGGCCGGAAACACCGCCTTCTGGCTCGGCCAGGACGACTGGAAGAAGGGCCGCGACCGGAAGAAGGGCGAGGGCGTCCGCGTCTACTGCACCACCACTCAAGACGTGGACATGCTCGCCAAGGGGATCAAGCAGCGCGGCGGGGTCCTCGACCACGAGCCGAAGACCCAGGCCTGGGGCACGCGGGACTTCGGCTTGACCGACCCGGACGGATACAAGATCACCATCGGCACGTGA